A single window of Flavobacteriales bacterium DNA harbors:
- a CDS encoding TonB-dependent receptor produces MKKILHIALLLTTLGVSSLFAQQRTDLNGAVTDSSGKALPSSTVVLLDGKDSTLLKFTITDNAGAFTLKGVDPGHYIMQISYLGYKSTSRQLDVKGEKETTDLGMLVLAEDKIMLGSTTIEGQRIPILFKEDTVEYNAASFKPKANDAVEKLLKKLPGVEVDEDGTVKAQGEEVKKVLVDGKEFFGDDPKVATKNLPADAIAKVQVYDKMSDVSEFTGVDDGERQKVINLMLKEGRKNGYFGNAMAGGGTEERYQGKLNLHRFTKETQTSFIGMANNTNEQGFSARDYINFMGGLGNLMRGGGGRAFTRADIPVAQGIGNGYINTQAGGVNFNHHFSKNTDLNLSYFYNGINGNADQTTYKQSFAETNQYTSNEQASSDQRSGNHRISMLLKHEFDSTADLQVRGALKYNDGKSNAETYIRNYTLNDVPVALTTNDNNSRGNDLNGNLGVTHRKKLKKDGRTLVTELTYSGRKGDSNGELLSHNGYYVDSLGSWLNDTIWQNQQSITQQQTYGGKLTYTEPLGNRRYLQVTGDHNRKTDISTKRFYDLYNQPYYQEILNPMLSNEFNSDFFYNRGGVNYMLNRTQYNFSAGVDAQYAFLKGEVTNTKATVSKEFRSLLPSVNFGYRFNNSKRLNIRYRTQINEPSVDQLQPVTDNSNPLNIYMGNPYLKAEYSQTLSMRYMAFSQFNFTSFFANLQATYTGNKITNAVNVDQYFRQVTQPVNVDQYFNTNGYLSYSMPVKYIKAKLNLSSNLMYTHNIQFVNTRQDNLNRFTNGYEVSVENLKKGKLDLEGGVRITQNLTYYEINDNFNQRFLTNKYFANADVDFLKTWRVESNLAYTVYTGDAFSVTQQVPILGASLSKKFLKNDKGELKLAVIDILNRNTGITRTSDVNYIEEQQVETLGRYGLLTFTYNFRALGRKSKSSERTEGDG; encoded by the coding sequence ATGAAAAAGATTTTGCATATCGCGCTCCTGCTGACTACACTGGGCGTTTCCTCCCTCTTCGCACAACAAAGAACCGACCTGAACGGCGCTGTTACCGACTCTTCCGGGAAGGCGCTTCCATCAAGCACCGTGGTACTGCTTGACGGCAAGGACTCCACCCTGCTCAAATTCACCATTACAGACAATGCAGGTGCCTTCACCCTCAAAGGGGTGGATCCCGGGCATTACATCATGCAGATCTCTTACCTGGGCTACAAGAGCACCTCCCGTCAGCTGGATGTGAAGGGTGAAAAGGAAACCACCGACTTGGGCATGTTGGTGCTGGCGGAAGACAAGATCATGCTGGGATCCACCACCATCGAAGGGCAGCGCATCCCCATCCTGTTCAAGGAAGACACGGTGGAGTACAACGCCGCCTCGTTCAAACCCAAGGCCAATGACGCCGTTGAAAAACTCCTTAAAAAGCTTCCTGGCGTGGAAGTGGATGAAGACGGAACCGTTAAGGCCCAAGGCGAAGAAGTAAAGAAGGTATTGGTGGATGGAAAGGAATTCTTTGGGGATGACCCCAAGGTAGCCACCAAAAACCTGCCGGCGGATGCCATCGCCAAGGTACAGGTGTATGATAAGATGTCGGATGTGTCGGAGTTCACCGGTGTGGACGACGGCGAACGCCAGAAAGTAATCAACCTCATGCTCAAGGAAGGACGCAAAAACGGCTACTTCGGAAATGCAATGGCAGGCGGCGGAACGGAAGAACGTTACCAGGGCAAACTCAACCTGCACCGCTTCACAAAAGAAACGCAAACCTCCTTCATCGGAATGGCAAACAACACGAACGAACAAGGATTCTCAGCCCGCGACTACATCAACTTCATGGGTGGCCTGGGCAACCTGATGCGGGGCGGTGGCGGACGGGCCTTCACCCGTGCCGACATTCCCGTGGCCCAAGGTATCGGGAACGGCTACATCAACACACAGGCAGGAGGGGTTAATTTCAATCATCACTTCAGCAAAAACACCGACCTCAACCTGAGTTATTTTTACAACGGCATCAACGGCAACGCCGACCAGACCACCTACAAGCAAAGCTTTGCGGAAACAAACCAATACACATCCAACGAGCAAGCCTCGTCGGACCAGCGCAGCGGCAATCACAGGATTTCCATGCTGCTGAAACACGAGTTCGATTCCACCGCCGACTTGCAGGTGCGAGGTGCCCTCAAGTACAATGACGGGAAATCAAACGCCGAAACCTACATCCGCAACTACACCCTGAACGACGTTCCGGTTGCACTCACAACCAACGACAACAACAGCCGCGGCAATGATCTGAACGGAAACCTCGGTGTAACCCATCGGAAGAAACTGAAGAAAGACGGCCGCACGCTGGTGACCGAACTGACCTACTCCGGCCGCAAAGGAGATAGCAACGGGGAGTTGCTCAGTCACAACGGTTACTATGTGGATTCGCTGGGATCGTGGTTAAATGACACGATCTGGCAAAACCAGCAGAGCATTACACAGCAACAAACCTATGGTGGCAAACTCACCTACACCGAACCGTTGGGCAACCGCCGTTACCTGCAAGTCACCGGCGACCACAACCGCAAGACCGATATCAGCACCAAGCGGTTTTACGACCTGTACAACCAACCTTATTACCAGGAAATCCTGAACCCGATGTTAAGCAATGAGTTCAACAGTGATTTCTTCTACAACCGGGGAGGTGTGAATTACATGCTCAACCGCACCCAATACAATTTCTCTGCAGGGGTGGATGCCCAATACGCCTTTCTGAAAGGAGAAGTAACGAATACCAAAGCCACGGTGAGTAAAGAATTCCGGAGCCTGCTTCCTTCTGTCAATTTCGGATATCGGTTCAACAACTCAAAACGGCTCAACATTCGGTACAGAACACAGATCAACGAGCCATCGGTGGATCAGCTTCAGCCCGTGACCGACAACAGCAACCCCCTGAACATCTACATGGGTAATCCATACCTGAAAGCGGAATACTCCCAAACCCTGTCGATGCGCTACATGGCTTTCAGTCAGTTCAACTTCACCAGTTTCTTTGCCAACCTGCAGGCTACCTATACGGGTAACAAGATCACCAATGCAGTGAACGTAGACCAATACTTCCGGCAAGTGACGCAACCGGTAAATGTGGATCAGTATTTCAATACCAACGGCTATCTGTCGTACAGCATGCCGGTCAAATACATCAAAGCCAAGCTCAACCTGAGCAGCAACCTGATGTACACCCACAACATCCAGTTTGTGAACACCCGGCAAGACAACCTTAACCGGTTCACCAACGGGTATGAGGTGAGTGTGGAGAATCTGAAGAAAGGAAAACTCGACCTCGAAGGAGGGGTGCGCATCACACAAAATCTCACCTATTACGAGATCAACGACAACTTCAACCAGCGTTTCCTCACCAACAAGTACTTTGCAAATGCCGATGTAGACTTCCTGAAAACCTGGCGCGTGGAAAGCAATCTGGCCTATACCGTGTACACGGGTGATGCGTTTTCCGTTACCCAACAGGTTCCGATCCTGGGTGCAAGCCTCAGCAAGAAATTCCTGAAGAACGACAAAGGTGAACTGAAGCTGGCGGTGATTGACATCCTCAACCGGAACACGGGAATCACACGCACCAGCGACGTGAACTACATCGAAGAGCAACAGGTGGAAACACTGGGCAGGTACGGACTACTCACCTTCACTTACAACTTCCGCGCATTGGGTCGCAAGTCGAAAAGTTCTGAGCGCACCGAAGGAGACGGGTAA
- a CDS encoding GLPGLI family protein has product MKQSLLILMFLPVLGMAQPHEGKVMYQETLDMDIEARAQRIRERMDGVEGADAIIARMKEMQKSQKVLTFTPTQSYYKAYEDPTEPKELDGSSGATRRGMMRPKLEVYQNLAEGRAVSQQDFMGKLFLVKMDMKDQKWKLTPESDTIAGYLCQKATSMKDTLQVEAWFCPQIPVSAGPVGFGQLPGLILKLNVEKRYQVQATKVTFEPVDEASFHEPDKGKEVTEEEFTELVKEKMKEMREMYGGERGGMRMMMH; this is encoded by the coding sequence ATGAAACAAAGCCTGCTCATTCTGATGTTCCTGCCCGTGCTTGGCATGGCCCAACCACACGAAGGCAAGGTGATGTACCAGGAAACCCTGGACATGGACATTGAAGCCCGCGCCCAACGCATCCGCGAACGGATGGATGGCGTGGAAGGTGCCGATGCCATCATCGCACGCATGAAGGAAATGCAGAAATCACAAAAGGTGCTCACCTTCACCCCCACCCAATCATACTACAAAGCATACGAAGATCCCACGGAGCCCAAAGAACTTGACGGCAGCAGTGGCGCCACACGAAGGGGCATGATGCGACCCAAGCTGGAGGTGTACCAGAACCTCGCCGAAGGCAGGGCGGTTTCCCAACAGGATTTTATGGGAAAACTGTTTCTCGTGAAGATGGATATGAAAGACCAGAAATGGAAGCTCACACCCGAATCTGACACCATTGCCGGCTACCTGTGTCAAAAGGCAACATCCATGAAAGATACACTCCAGGTGGAGGCCTGGTTCTGTCCGCAGATTCCCGTATCGGCAGGTCCGGTGGGATTCGGACAACTGCCCGGACTCATCCTGAAGCTCAATGTGGAAAAGAGATACCAGGTTCAGGCCACCAAGGTCACCTTCGAACCGGTGGATGAGGCTTCCTTCCACGAACCCGACAAAGGCAAGGAAGTAACCGAAGAAGAATTCACGGAACTCGTGAAGGAAAAGATGAAAGAAATGCGTGAGATGTACGGCGGTGAACGAGGCGGAATGCGCATGATGATGCATTGA
- a CDS encoding addiction module protein, with amino-acid sequence MSTSELKTSIVQLLQTTGDNRVLRVVHDILLSGKEGKAFKLSQSQEQELDKRRADHKAGRSRSYTWEEVRKNVRSRK; translated from the coding sequence ATGAGCACTTCAGAACTGAAAACTTCTATCGTCCAACTGTTGCAAACCACAGGGGACAATAGGGTATTGCGTGTTGTACATGATATCCTCTTGTCCGGTAAGGAAGGCAAAGCTTTCAAACTGTCCCAATCGCAGGAACAGGAGTTGGACAAAAGGCGGGCAGACCATAAAGCTGGTCGGTCCCGGTCCTACACATGGGAGGAAGTCAGGAAGAATGTCCGATCCCGTAAATGA
- a CDS encoding type II toxin-antitoxin system RelE/ParE family toxin yields MSLGLVITEEAQKDIRNIYLYYEDILEGLGERFMDAVENCMHQIVDNPRMFQVRKHNCRFGRLAVFPYVVIYEWEATGIVVYAVFSTRRRPSGWRKRLR; encoded by the coding sequence ATGAGCCTTGGGCTCGTTATCACAGAGGAGGCACAAAAAGACATTCGTAACATCTATCTGTATTACGAAGACATCCTGGAAGGTTTGGGAGAACGGTTCATGGATGCGGTAGAGAACTGCATGCACCAAATAGTAGACAACCCGCGCATGTTTCAGGTGAGAAAACACAATTGCCGGTTCGGTCGGTTGGCGGTATTTCCTTACGTGGTCATATATGAATGGGAGGCGACGGGTATCGTAGTGTATGCGGTGTTCAGTACACGCAGGAGGCCATCCGGCTGGAGGAAGCGGTTGAGGTGA
- a CDS encoding response regulator transcription factor, which translates to MSTSVKSRAIIVEDEQKSADVLKKLVEKYCPEVELAGMATGVQDGVKLIQDVKPELVFLDIEMHDGTGFDLLQKVNAKTFDVIFTTAYIQYAIKAIRFSAMDYILKPIDADDLRDAVRRCLGRKDHSISDERFSTLLANLGNESRLKKIVVPEGDGMTFIGLSDIIRCESDGNYTYIILKGGKRIVATKTLGDYEDMLAEENFVRIHRSHLINLEHVSRYIKGEGGYVIMSDGSEVEVSRRKKAEFLERISS; encoded by the coding sequence ATGAGCACGTCCGTAAAATCCCGCGCCATCATCGTTGAAGACGAACAGAAGAGCGCAGATGTATTGAAGAAACTGGTTGAGAAGTATTGTCCGGAAGTGGAGCTGGCAGGCATGGCCACCGGCGTTCAGGACGGCGTAAAGTTGATCCAGGACGTCAAACCCGAGCTGGTGTTCCTCGACATCGAGATGCACGACGGCACCGGTTTCGACCTGTTGCAAAAGGTGAATGCAAAAACCTTCGACGTGATCTTCACCACCGCATACATTCAGTATGCGATCAAGGCCATTCGGTTCAGCGCGATGGATTACATCCTGAAACCGATTGACGCCGACGACCTGCGGGATGCGGTGCGCCGCTGCCTGGGCCGCAAGGACCATTCGATCAGTGACGAGCGGTTCAGCACACTGTTGGCCAACCTGGGTAATGAATCACGCCTGAAGAAAATCGTTGTGCCCGAAGGTGACGGCATGACGTTCATCGGACTGAGCGACATCATCCGCTGCGAATCCGACGGTAACTATACCTACATCATCCTCAAAGGCGGCAAGCGCATCGTGGCCACCAAAACGTTGGGGGATTATGAAGACATGCTGGCCGAGGAGAACTTCGTGCGCATCCACCGTTCGCACCTGATCAACCTGGAGCATGTGTCCAGGTACATCAAGGGAGAGGGCGGTTATGTGATCATGAGCGACGGATCAGAAGTGGAGGTCTCCCGCCGCAAAAAGGCCGAATTCCTGGAGCGAATCTCATCCTGA
- a CDS encoding histidine kinase: MRAGIRIISLFLILLPASGQLFGQTHNFRNYSVKEGLPFIHVYEIFQDSKGYLWSGGYGGMSRFDGLDFRNFSEKDGLASYWVTSFAEDHEGNLWIGTLNGLNCSRHMPWPNMPIQLNTYRTTEGLPDNQINYLLYDTHSRLWVATPKGMGEWKDSTFTPAPAPLGNGNILKLRAGWNNDLWVGTDDGLYHFANNIITPIQLPAGVDGPKTTALFCDTIHKVLYVGRGSQISVLKENAGQPTVENIILPEGFQDATVLAFAFDIRNQCWVGTNKGLFLWHGGNDFEQYVLKDDINAALVQTLFKDREGNLWIGTYDGLFRYRTDEFVTYQKKDGLKSSFVYEILRDRKNRLWYANKQGIQYMVGKRVVTPPLPTCDAWSLHEDTQGNIWAGTDKGLLIYNPQTGTHTRYDKTNGLRSDSVTAICQVSDHEYWLGNHNSVTHMVKDNRGAWQFTSTDLHQGEKDYDVWNIMVDRDHNIWFGTFLGGVFRLKDGVWEDMTIQLGLHTNAVLSILQDHDGIYYLATMDGLCIYKPGTKPGVIGVKEGLSSGLLYTLLLDHQEKYLWIGSNQGLNRMDLRAWKQEGRIELRKYGYEEGFLGVETNGPSAWEEEDGSLWFGTVNGLIHFNPNAYVRNEVPASIHLTGLQLAYTDTFFRSPVQLPASQNNLTFHFQGICLTRPTTVKYRYKLEGFEKEWSPATSDRMARYPNIPPGRYTFRVQCSNNEGIWGVKEATFRFLVDKPFYLQWWFVVLTVLVIGGTIFTLVRYRIRTQQKREREKAENEIRLATQELKAIRAQLNPHFIFNALNSIQHFVLMHHDESAGKYLNKFARLMRQILSNSERSQVTIQEELNALQLYLELEVLRFEDKFSFSITVDPEIDTEYYEIPPLLLQPFVENAILHGLGPIAKGGKLEVALSKQGVDLHITITDNGVGRQRARELKSASSRKEHKSMGMSLSHDRVDVFNRVLNTTIRVEVRDLETDGKPSGTQVVIIIPIS; encoded by the coding sequence ATGAGAGCAGGGATCCGGATCATATCCCTTTTCCTGATCCTGCTACCCGCTTCGGGACAACTGTTCGGTCAAACCCATAATTTCCGGAACTATTCGGTAAAGGAGGGGCTCCCGTTCATCCACGTATACGAGATCTTCCAGGACAGCAAAGGCTACCTGTGGAGCGGTGGATACGGTGGCATGAGCCGCTTCGACGGACTCGACTTCCGCAACTTCTCCGAAAAAGACGGATTGGCCAGCTACTGGGTCACATCTTTCGCCGAAGATCATGAAGGCAACCTATGGATAGGAACGCTCAACGGCCTCAATTGCAGTCGACACATGCCATGGCCCAACATGCCCATCCAACTGAACACCTATCGCACAACAGAAGGGCTACCCGACAACCAGATCAACTACCTCCTTTATGACACCCACAGCAGGTTGTGGGTGGCTACCCCGAAAGGCATGGGTGAATGGAAAGACAGCACGTTCACTCCCGCTCCCGCACCGTTGGGCAATGGCAACATCCTGAAACTTCGAGCCGGTTGGAACAACGACCTGTGGGTTGGAACAGATGACGGTCTGTACCATTTCGCCAACAACATCATCACTCCGATTCAACTCCCGGCCGGTGTTGACGGACCCAAGACCACCGCCCTGTTTTGCGACACCATTCACAAGGTGCTGTATGTCGGCCGGGGTTCCCAGATTTCCGTTCTGAAAGAAAATGCCGGTCAACCCACCGTCGAAAACATCATCTTACCAGAAGGATTCCAGGATGCCACCGTACTGGCCTTTGCTTTCGACATCCGCAACCAATGCTGGGTGGGCACCAACAAGGGGCTTTTCCTCTGGCACGGAGGAAATGATTTTGAGCAGTATGTACTGAAAGACGACATCAATGCGGCGTTGGTACAAACACTGTTCAAAGACCGCGAAGGCAATCTGTGGATCGGAACATACGACGGGCTCTTCCGATACCGCACCGACGAGTTCGTAACCTACCAAAAGAAAGACGGCCTGAAAAGTTCTTTTGTATACGAAATCCTGCGTGACCGAAAGAACAGGCTCTGGTATGCCAACAAACAAGGAATACAGTACATGGTTGGGAAGCGGGTGGTTACACCTCCCCTTCCAACCTGTGATGCATGGTCGTTGCATGAAGACACGCAGGGAAACATTTGGGCCGGCACCGACAAAGGCCTGCTGATCTATAACCCTCAGACCGGTACCCATACGAGGTATGACAAAACCAACGGACTGCGCTCCGACTCGGTCACCGCCATTTGCCAGGTTTCCGACCATGAATACTGGCTGGGCAACCACAATAGCGTTACCCACATGGTAAAGGACAACCGGGGTGCATGGCAATTCACTTCCACCGACCTTCATCAGGGAGAAAAAGACTATGATGTTTGGAACATCATGGTAGACCGGGATCACAACATTTGGTTCGGAACTTTCCTGGGTGGGGTGTTCCGGTTAAAGGACGGCGTTTGGGAAGACATGACCATCCAACTGGGTTTACACACCAATGCGGTACTAAGTATCTTACAAGATCATGACGGCATTTATTACCTCGCCACGATGGACGGGCTGTGTATTTACAAACCCGGAACAAAACCCGGTGTGATCGGTGTGAAGGAAGGCTTGAGCTCCGGGCTGCTGTACACACTGTTGCTAGACCACCAGGAGAAATACCTGTGGATCGGTTCCAACCAGGGACTGAACCGCATGGACCTGCGCGCATGGAAACAGGAAGGCCGGATCGAGCTGAGGAAATACGGGTATGAAGAAGGCTTTCTAGGCGTGGAAACCAACGGCCCCAGCGCATGGGAAGAAGAAGACGGAAGCCTTTGGTTTGGCACCGTGAACGGACTGATTCACTTCAACCCGAATGCATATGTGAGAAATGAAGTGCCCGCCTCCATTCACCTCACCGGGTTGCAGCTGGCATATACCGATACATTCTTCCGGTCGCCCGTGCAGTTACCGGCCAGCCAGAACAACCTCACCTTTCACTTCCAGGGCATTTGTCTCACCCGCCCTACCACCGTCAAGTACCGCTACAAACTGGAAGGATTTGAAAAGGAATGGTCACCAGCCACATCCGACCGCATGGCCCGGTATCCGAACATCCCGCCCGGGCGCTATACGTTCCGCGTTCAATGCTCCAACAACGAAGGCATCTGGGGTGTAAAAGAAGCAACCTTCCGGTTCCTGGTCGACAAGCCCTTCTACCTTCAATGGTGGTTTGTGGTGTTAACCGTACTGGTCATCGGGGGTACCATCTTCACACTGGTCCGGTACCGCATCCGCACCCAGCAAAAGCGTGAAAGGGAAAAGGCGGAGAACGAGATCCGGCTGGCCACACAAGAGCTCAAGGCCATCCGCGCGCAACTCAACCCGCACTTCATCTTCAATGCACTCAACTCCATCCAGCATTTCGTGCTGATGCACCACGACGAATCGGCCGGTAAGTACCTGAACAAGTTCGCCCGGTTGATGCGACAGATCCTGTCTAACTCCGAAAGAAGCCAGGTGACCATCCAGGAAGAACTGAACGCCCTGCAACTGTACCTGGAGTTGGAGGTGCTGCGTTTCGAAGACAAGTTCTCATTCAGCATCACGGTGGATCCGGAGATCGACACCGAGTATTATGAGATACCACCGCTACTGTTACAACCATTTGTGGAGAATGCGATCCTGCACGGACTCGGGCCCATTGCAAAAGGAGGAAAACTGGAAGTGGCCCTCAGCAAACAGGGAGTTGATTTGCACATCACCATCACCGATAACGGTGTGGGCCGGCAGAGAGCACGGGAACTGAAGTCCGCGTCCAGTCGCAAAGAACACAAATCAATGGGCATGAGTTTGTCGCACGACAGGGTGGATGTTTTCAACCGCGTGCTGAACACAACGATCCGTGTGGAAGTGCGCGACCTGGAAACCGACGGAAAGCCATCGGGCACCCAGGTTGTCATTATCATACCGATATCCTAA
- the thiL gene encoding thiamine-phosphate kinase, whose protein sequence is MIEDKPIRTEINELGEFGLIDHLTGAYETTREETRKGIGDDAAVILSGDHAFLVSTDMLVEGVHFDLTYTPLKHLGYKAITVNLSDIAAMNALPAQVTVSIAISNRFSLEALEELYSGIYLACKRYGVDLVGGDTTSSQSGLVISVTAMGQTYPDQVVYRSGATEGDLLVVTGDLGGAYMGLQILEREKAVYQSNPAIQPDLAGNDYILERQLKPEARIDIIKEWAKLGIRPTSLIDISDGLSSEALHLCKASKLGCRLYEEKLPLDATTIRVAEEFNLNTTTCALNGGEDYELLFTISQEDYDKLRNHPDFTVIGHMTEKVEGAHLVTQSGTLTPLQAQGWNALTSQNQPGQK, encoded by the coding sequence ATGATAGAAGACAAACCCATCCGTACCGAGATCAATGAACTGGGAGAATTCGGTCTCATCGACCACCTGACAGGCGCTTATGAAACCACCCGCGAAGAAACCCGCAAAGGCATCGGTGACGATGCAGCGGTGATCCTGTCCGGTGACCACGCCTTCCTGGTATCTACCGATATGCTGGTGGAGGGGGTTCATTTCGACCTGACCTACACCCCGCTGAAGCACCTTGGCTACAAGGCCATCACCGTGAACCTTTCAGACATCGCAGCCATGAATGCGCTTCCCGCGCAGGTGACGGTATCCATTGCCATTTCCAACCGCTTCTCACTGGAAGCACTGGAGGAATTGTACAGTGGCATCTACCTTGCATGCAAGCGTTATGGCGTTGACCTGGTAGGTGGCGACACCACCTCTTCACAGTCCGGGCTTGTTATTTCCGTGACAGCAATGGGGCAGACCTATCCGGATCAGGTGGTGTATCGCAGCGGTGCGACCGAAGGCGACCTGCTGGTGGTTACCGGTGATCTGGGCGGCGCATACATGGGTCTGCAAATCCTGGAAAGAGAAAAAGCCGTGTACCAATCCAATCCTGCCATCCAACCCGACCTGGCCGGAAACGACTACATCCTGGAACGGCAACTGAAACCCGAAGCACGCATCGATATTATAAAGGAATGGGCCAAGCTCGGCATCCGCCCCACATCGTTGATTGACATTTCCGACGGCCTGAGCAGTGAAGCCCTTCACCTTTGCAAAGCTTCAAAACTCGGATGCCGGTTGTATGAGGAGAAGCTCCCGCTGGATGCAACCACCATACGCGTTGCGGAAGAGTTCAACCTGAACACCACCACATGCGCGCTGAACGGCGGGGAAGACTATGAACTCCTGTTCACCATTTCCCAGGAAGACTACGACAAACTCCGTAACCACCCCGACTTCACCGTGATCGGTCACATGACGGAAAAAGTGGAGGGTGCTCACCTCGTCACACAGTCGGGTACACTCACACCGCTGCAAGCCCAGGGGTGGAATGCACTGACCAGCCAGAACCAACCCGGGCAAAAATGA
- a CDS encoding iron-sulfur cluster assembly accessory protein: MIKVTDKAKEKLVILMQDEGFDPETSYVRVGVSGGGCSGLMYKLEFDREVKNEDKTFEDHGIRLVVDKKSFLYLVGTELDYSGGLNGKGFQFINPNASRTCGCGESFAV; this comes from the coding sequence ATGATTAAGGTAACAGACAAAGCTAAGGAAAAATTGGTCATCCTCATGCAGGATGAAGGATTCGACCCGGAAACGAGTTACGTACGTGTAGGCGTTTCGGGTGGCGGCTGTTCCGGTTTGATGTACAAGCTGGAGTTCGACCGCGAAGTGAAGAACGAGGACAAGACCTTTGAAGACCATGGCATCCGCCTCGTGGTGGACAAGAAGAGTTTTCTATACCTCGTGGGAACCGAGCTGGATTATTCCGGCGGATTGAACGGAAAGGGATTTCAATTCATCAATCCCAATGCCAGCCGTACCTGCGGATGCGGTGAAAGCTTTGCGGTTTGA
- the sufB gene encoding Fe-S cluster assembly protein SufB produces MPEQNDILEEFTQGEYKYGFTSNIETEAIPKGLNEDVIRIISAKKNEPPFMLEWRLKAYRYWLTLDEPRWAHVQYTPVDYQDIIYYAAPKKKKELKSLDEVDPELLETFSKLGISLEEQKRLTGVAVDAVIDSVSVKTTFKEKLGELGIIFCSFSEAVQEHPELVKKYMGSVVPAADNYFAALNSAVFSDGSFCYIPKGVRCPMELSTYFRINTAGTGQFERTLIVADEDSYVSYLEGCTAPMRDENQLHAAVVEIVALKGAEVKYSTVQNWYPGDKEGKGGIYNFVTKRGICLGSHSKISWTQVETGSAITWKYPSVLLKGDHSVGEFYSVALTNNRQQADTGTKMIHIGNNTRSTIISKGISAGFSNNSYRGLVKIQRGANNARNFSQCDSLLMGDQCGAHTFPYIEVENPGAQVEHEATTSKIGEDQIFYCNQRGIDTEKAIGLIVNGYCKEVLNQLPMEFAVEAQKLLAVSLEGSVG; encoded by the coding sequence ATGCCTGAACAGAACGATATACTAGAAGAATTCACCCAGGGCGAATACAAATACGGATTCACCAGCAACATCGAAACGGAGGCCATCCCCAAGGGATTGAATGAGGATGTGATCCGCATCATCTCCGCCAAAAAGAACGAGCCGCCCTTCATGCTCGAATGGCGCCTGAAAGCCTACCGTTACTGGCTCACCCTGGATGAGCCCCGCTGGGCACACGTGCAGTACACTCCTGTTGATTACCAGGACATCATCTACTACGCAGCACCCAAGAAAAAGAAAGAACTGAAAAGCCTTGACGAGGTGGATCCCGAATTGCTGGAGACTTTCAGCAAGCTGGGTATTTCACTGGAAGAACAAAAACGGCTCACCGGTGTGGCCGTAGATGCGGTGATCGACAGCGTATCGGTGAAAACTACCTTTAAGGAAAAGCTCGGCGAACTCGGCATTATCTTCTGCTCGTTCAGTGAAGCCGTACAGGAACACCCCGAGCTTGTGAAGAAATACATGGGTTCCGTGGTGCCTGCAGCCGATAACTATTTTGCGGCCCTCAACTCGGCCGTATTCTCAGATGGATCCTTCTGCTACATCCCCAAAGGTGTGCGCTGCCCGATGGAACTTTCTACATACTTCCGCATCAATACCGCTGGTACCGGACAGTTCGAACGAACCCTCATCGTGGCGGATGAAGATAGCTACGTGAGCTACCTCGAAGGTTGCACCGCACCCATGCGCGACGAAAACCAACTGCATGCAGCCGTGGTGGAAATCGTGGCATTGAAAGGAGCGGAGGTAAAATATTCCACCGTTCAGAACTGGTATCCGGGAGATAAAGAAGGCAAGGGCGGTATCTACAATTTCGTTACCAAGCGCGGCATCTGCCTTGGTTCACATTCGAAGATCTCCTGGACACAGGTGGAGACCGGATCGGCCATCACCTGGAAGTACCCGAGCGTTTTGCTGAAAGGTGATCACTCGGTGGGTGAGTTCTACTCGGTGGCACTCACCAACAACCGCCAGCAGGCCGATACCGGAACCAAGATGATCCACATCGGGAACAACACCCGTAGCACCATCATCTCCAAGGGCATCTCCGCCGGCTTCAGCAACAACAGTTACCGCGGACTGGTAAAGATCCAACGCGGCGCCAACAACGCCCGCAACTTTTCCCAATGTGATTCACTGCTCATGGGCGACCAGTGCGGTGCACATACCTTCCCGTACATCGAGGTGGAAAACCCCGGTGCGCAGGTGGAACACGAAGCCACCACATCCAAGATCGGCGAAGACCAGATCTTCTATTGCAACCAACGTGGCATCGACACTGAAAAAGCCATAGGGCTGATCGTGAACGGCTACTGCAAGGAAGTGCTCAACCAGTTGCCGATGGAGTTTGCGGTTGAAGCACAGAAACTGCTCGCGGTTTCATTGGAAGGAAGCGTGGGGTAA